The Miscanthus floridulus cultivar M001 unplaced genomic scaffold, ASM1932011v1 fs_356_2_3, whole genome shotgun sequence genome includes the window GACTCTCTACCAAAGGCACATATGATTGTAAACGCTCTTTCTCTTCTCCCCTGTCATCCCTTGAACAGCTAATGATGCCTTCCTCCCTGGATGTCTCTCTTGAacagctcaacaacaacaacaacaaagcctttaagtcccaaacaagttggggtaggctagagttaaaacccagcagaaacaaggtttaggcacgtgaatagatgttttccaagcactcctatctaagactaagtctttgggtatattccaacctttcaagtctccttttattgcctctgctcaagtcaacttcggtcttcctctgcctctcttcacgttactatcctgacttaggattccactatgcaccagTGCTTCTGGAGTTCTCCGTTGGATATgttcaaaccatctcaaccggtgttggataagcttttcttcaattggtgctacccctaatctatcacgtatatcatcgttccgaactcgatctcttcttgtatgaccgcaaatccaacgcaacatatacATTTCCGTGACACTTATGAACATGTCgttttttcgtaggccaacattctgcaccatacaacatagcaggtctaattgtcgtcctataaaacttgccttttaacttCTGTGGTACCCTCTTGAACAGCTATTCCCCATTTTAGATTGTTCTCTTTTGATCCTCTCACTTCATAAGCAAGGCAACATCCTCTCACTTCAGGAGCACGCATACAGCCTACATGAGGATGCAGTTCGAGTACATTAATAAAAATGCTAGAGGGGAGTTTCCAATTTATTCAACACAAGCAAGAGCAAAGGAAGATGGACACGATAAATCCCTAGGccaaagtactgttgactgatttgttatgagagaaaaatattattcgttggctgaaaaaatacggcttataagccgagCGAACAGGGCGTTGATCCATTTTCAAAATGCCTTCTATATCCCCTCTTTCAATGACACACACACCTCAAATATGCTATGCTGAATGTAAATCGAATTATGCTTTGGTGGTTCAATAAAGCCGCACAaaccttttctaaaaaaaatcacaTCTTCCAATAGAAAGATCAATAGTTGAAGATGGCCTTCGGGGCTCACAGGTCTCATTTCTCCTCAAACTCCTAAACTTTCAAAAGCACAGAGTAAAGAATATGCTGGCGGTTGGGAGCCCTTTACACATTCTACCGCGGATTCATGAGTCTCAAcaattttattaattatattagcTAAACTCGTTCCCGAGAATCCTATCTAACCCTCTTGGGCGTGTAATTCTTGGCGAGGTAAACAAAAACGGCAAAGTTCACTGCGGTGATGCCGACAATGAGCGTAAAGTAGTAATCCAAGTGCCCATCGTCCATGTTTGGCGGGAACCACCCCGTCCTGCCGCCCGTCGCGGTCACAGACGCCACCAGCGTCACCAGCTGCGAGCAAATGAGGTTTCCGAGCGAGCACGACAGGAAGTAGAATGCCGTGGATGCGCCCCGCATCGTCTCCGGCGCCTGGTCGTAGAAGAACTCCAGCTGCCCGACGCTGAGCGACGCGTCGGAGACGGCTATCACGACGTACTGCGGCAGCAGCCACGCAATGCGCAAGGGCGCTGCCCCGGCCCTGACATTCGCCAGCCTGCGCGCCTCGGCGCACGCGGCGAGGGCCACCGCGGCGATCACCGCGGCATGCCCGAGCCCCATAAGCTGCAGCGGCGTGAACGCCTCCGCGCGGCCGAGGAAGCGGTGCGCCGCGGGCGCGACGGCCCGGTTGTAGAGCACGATGGAGGCCACCACGAACACCGTCTCGATGCACGTCAGCGACGCGGCCGGGACGGAGAACGCGCCGCGCCCGATCCTGGAGTCCGTCATCGTGCCCTGCTGCACGAAGGTGGTCTGCGCCTGGGTGTTGGCGACGAAGTACACGGCCGACGTGAGCCAGATCGGGATCAGCCGCAGCAGCGTCTTGAGCTCCTCCACTTGGGTCACCGTGCACAGCCTCCATGGGCTGCCGTCTTCGAAGTCTGCGCTCGTGACAACCGCGGCTTTGTCCAAGCACCTGAACTGTTCCGTGTGCTCTAGCAACTCGCGAGGTGGATGATGCGAAGACACCTTGACATGCTCCTCCGCGTACAGCTCGGCGGCATCGTCAGGCACTCTCACGTTCACCTTGCGAGCGAACGCGACGAGCACCTGGCACGCGCCCTTCAAGGGGCTGCCCACCGGTGGCACGAGCCGGTACACGGGCGCAGTCGCGGCGAGGGCGACGACGGCCACCGCGACGAACGACGCGCAGACGCCGTACCCGAGCCCCCAGCTGACCTTGTCCTCGACCCAGACCAGCAGGGTCCCCGAGGTGAGCATGGCCAGGTTGCCCACGCCGTAGTACCAGCTGAAGTAGGaggccttcctctccctctccgccATGTTCTTGCCGTTCTCGTCGTCGAACTGCTCCGCGCCGAACGAGACTATGGCCGCCTTCGCCCCGCCGATCCCGATGGCGCACAGGTATATACCCGCAAAGAACACCAGCCGTTGGTGCAGAGCCGCCGGGGCGCAGTACGTGCCGGTGCCGTGCTCGCACGGCGGAGGCCTCAGAGACGGCAGCGTAGCCGATGTCGTGATCACGGCCATCCCCTGCTTTTCATTTGTTCGTCAGAGAAGCAACTACCAGTTTCTGCCAGCCTAGAATGCAAATGCCAAGTTTCCCAAGTCGTGCAGAGGATTGTACAGCGAGAGATATGGAGAGGCCAACGAGCACGGTCTTGTACTTGCCCCAGCAAGAATCGGCGATGGCGGCGCCGACCACGGGCATCAGGTAGCTAGCTCCAGCCCAGAAACTGACGGCCGCCGCGTTGGAGGCACTGTCGCCATGAAGAACGTCCTGGAGATACACGATTAGGTTCAGGTAGACCCCGTAGAAAGCGGTGACTTCCAAGAATACCAGGCCTGGCACAGCAAGTTGAGTTTCACTGGCATGGTTATCAACTTATCATTCTGCAGCAAGAATATGGTATGATCGATGTACTTTACTAGACTTTGAGATAAAAGCAAATATACAACAAAACACTGTAGTAGTATATTTTTTTCACATGTAAGGATCATTGTTGTTGAATCAAATGTAAGTGTAAAGAGGAAATGTCAGAACTCACACAAGACTATCTTGGGCGCCTTGGAGTAGATATTATTACTCTTACTGTCTTTGCCCACTTCCTGTTCCCGAGCTCCCAGCAGAGGCACCAAGGTCTGACAATATTACTGTGTTTAGGACACGCATATTTCTATATCGTGCTATTTTTCTTTTTGAGAGAGAGAAACTAAAAGAAATTGAGAGGAGTATGCTACTCCTATGTTTCATCAGGAACCGTTTCATCATGTGctattcaatttttttttttttttttgtgtacgCTGACTGCTGGTAGCAGACTATCAGCTGCCACTGGGGCCCACTTTTGTGCAGAGTTGCTAGTGAAACACAGCGGCAGCTGACTACCGGCCGGCTAGGCTAGGCGGCAAAAGGCACCAGGCAGCCGGTGGAGGATCCTTGTGCCTAGCGGACGAATCCGGCCCGGCGCTCGGGGGTCGGGGCCTCCCGCTCCTGCAGCAGCGCGCCGTTTGATCGACCAGCGCAGCGCGCGCAGCTGAAGGCCTCCTCGAAAGGACACGGAAGCTATAGAACAGACAAGACGAGCACGAGGACACGTACCTCAGCCTCCCCTTGGAGCGGCGGGCTCGCCCGCTCGACATCGGCGTCCGTGCTGGtaggatccgccgccgccgccgctctatcCATGGAGGGTGCCCCGGTGCCGGTCGCAAGTCGCAACCAGAGGCAAAACTCGCGGTGGCGAGAGGAGAGGGGTGAGTCGATTCGGGCCACGATGTAGACCGCAAAATCTCTTTCCTCCGGGCCTCCAACGAAAACCGTGCATTCGTCATAAATTGGGGCGTGACCGGAAGGCGGAAGGCATTGCTTTCAGGCCCCGGCTCCGCGAGTCCATGTCCATCTGCGATTTCAGATATTTTTCTGTGCGCCTTTcattcgtttttttttttttttagtaaTATGCACGGTaggttcttgaacttgtcttaggGTGTCACTTAAATTCACAAACTCTCAAATTATATTTCTGGCACCTTAATGTTGTTTAAGtatatcacttaggtccataactcatcggAACTACGTTTTGGCCGACGTGGCTTAGACAGCGTGGCGCAAGTGCACGTGAACCGCACGTTTTCTTATTAAAGAAATAGACCTTTCCTTCTCTCTCACGGCACGAACCGGACGTCGCCGTAGGCAGCGCATGCCTCCATGTACCCGAGCTTCCGCGAGGGCGCGGCCTCGCACCCCTCCAGGGCGCGCCCGAGCTCGCCCGCCTCATGTAGGAAGTGCACGTCCTCGGCACTGGCCGTCGAGGTACTGGCCGTCGACGAACACGCACGGGAGCGCGACGCCTACGAAGCTGGGCCCGAGGAGCTCCGCGAGCTCGGCCTTGAAGACGGCGTGCATGGAGACGTCGCGCTCGTTTAGGCGCACGGCGCAGCAGTCCATGAACGTCTTGCGCACGCCGCGAAGGCTCGTGAAGTACACCATAGCCTTCCGCTCGCCTCCCGGTGGCCACAGGGGCGACACCAAGGCGACGGGCATGTCCATGTCGGCCTGCATCCactgcggcagcggcggcgcctcCAAGGCGAACTCCTGTGGCGACTCATCGAGTGGCAGACTCTTGTACGTGGCGCGCGGCATCGGCACGTCGTCCTCGAGCCCCGCCATGAGCTCCCACGCGTTGATCACCTCGGGCTCGTTGGGCGGCGTCAGCGTCGGCGTGCGAAGCTTCAGGGGCATGGCCATTGTCGCCCTTCATCTCCTCCACCGACAGCGTCGCGTGCCTGCACGAGCCGGAGTGACGGGCGCTGTCGGCGAGGCCGAGGGTGCCGAGCATCGACATGGCCCACAGCCACAGACGCTGACGGTCGACGGAGGGCAGCGAGAAGCTCCACCCCGCGTGGGCGTCGACACCGACCCACACCATGTCGCGCCGCGCTTCGGTGGATGTCGCGCACCCCATCGCCGGATCACGTCGCGACGACGCGGGCTTGAGGAAGTTGACGTACGGCGCCCGCTCAGCGCGGGGCAGCGACATGCGCGCCTCCCGCTGCTTGCGGTCGTGGCCCTCACTAGCCACGCCCTCACTGGCTGTGTTCGAGCTCGGCACCCCTAGCGGCTGCACGGCCGGGCAAGCTCGGCCCTAGCAACACTATATGGTTAGGATCAATCGACTGGTTCAAGGAATCGAGCTAACTCCCACCGTAGAGGCTTACCCccaagtgtaacaccccaggtgtttgccaccagttaaccaatgggtttgagctaaaacagggtatattaagtgatgatgaagatgtcaaggtcaaacctatagaaacgagccccaaccgaaacttggatattgcacctttgc containing:
- the LOC136531454 gene encoding protein NRT1/ PTR FAMILY 8.5-like isoform X1 gives rise to the protein MDRAAAAADPTSTDADVERASPPLQGEAETLVPLLGAREQEVGKDSKSNNIYSKAPKIVLCLVFLEVTAFYGVYLNLIVYLQDVLHGDSASNAAAVSFWAGASYLMPVVGAAIADSCWGKYKTVLVGLSISLAGMAVITTSATLPSLRPPPCEHGTGTYCAPAALHQRLVFFAGIYLCAIGIGGAKAAIVSFGAEQFDDENGKNMAERERKASYFSWYYGVGNLAMLTSGTLLVWVEDKVSWGLGYGVCASFVAVAVVALAATAPVYRLVPPVGSPLKGACQVLVAFARKVNVRVPDDAAELYAEEHVKVSSHHPPRELLEHTEQFRCLDKAAVVTSADFEDGSPWRLCTVTQVEELKTLLRLIPIWLTSAVYFVANTQAQTTFVQQGTMTDSRIGRGAFSVPAASLTCIETVFVVASIVLYNRAVAPAAHRFLGRAEAFTPLQLMGLGHAAVIAAVALAACAEARRLANVRAGAAPLRIAWLLPQYVVIAVSDASLSVGQLEFFYDQAPETMRGASTAFYFLSCSLGNLICSQLVTLVASVTATGGRTGWFPPNMDDGHLDYYFTLIVGITAVNFAVFVYLAKNYTPKRVR
- the LOC136531454 gene encoding protein NRT1/ PTR FAMILY 8.5-like isoform X2, coding for MPVVGAAIADSCWGKYKTVLVGLSISLAGMAVITTSATLPSLRPPPCEHGTGTYCAPAALHQRLVFFAGIYLCAIGIGGAKAAIVSFGAEQFDDENGKNMAERERKASYFSWYYGVGNLAMLTSGTLLVWVEDKVSWGLGYGVCASFVAVAVVALAATAPVYRLVPPVGSPLKGACQVLVAFARKVNVRVPDDAAELYAEEHVKVSSHHPPRELLEHTEQFRCLDKAAVVTSADFEDGSPWRLCTVTQVEELKTLLRLIPIWLTSAVYFVANTQAQTTFVQQGTMTDSRIGRGAFSVPAASLTCIETVFVVASIVLYNRAVAPAAHRFLGRAEAFTPLQLMGLGHAAVIAAVALAACAEARRLANVRAGAAPLRIAWLLPQYVVIAVSDASLSVGQLEFFYDQAPETMRGASTAFYFLSCSLGNLICSQLVTLVASVTATGGRTGWFPPNMDDGHLDYYFTLIVGITAVNFAVFVYLAKNYTPKRVR